Sequence from the Pontibacter pudoricolor genome:
CTGGCAACTATAGAAGCATTTCTAAAGCATCAGCAGGAATTACAAAGACTGCTGCAAGCCGCTAAAAACTCCAACCTGAACAAAAAAGCCATCCCTGTCGAATTCTTTAAGCTACTTAAAATGCGTATCGGCGAAACACTGGAATTTATAGTTATGCACCAGGAACGCCACGTACAGCAGGCTTTAAAAGTAAAACAGCAGGCAGGCTATAGTGAAGGCAGCAGCCTGAGTTTGATTGCTGGTTGTTAATTGTTGATTGTTAGTCATAAATACTTGCAGCACTATTACACCTGTCATTTCGAGCCAAAGCGAGAAATCTATTTAGAATTTAAGATAGATCTCTCATTACATTCGAGATGACAAGATAAGCTATAGCAGATCAAGTCACTCTTTGAAGGGGTTAGGAGGATGACAACGTTGCAGGATAACAATCAATAATTATCAACCAACTATAACCTCTTCCTTTTCGCCGGTATTCAGGTCTATTTTAAAGAGCTGGTGGCTGTTGGTGCTGGTTACCCATAGTTTACCATTCAGGAAAATGAGGTCGTTGGGTTCTTGGAGGCCTTTGGCTAAGGTGTGGATGCGGTTACGGCTCAGGTCGAGCACTTTTACTTTACCATTGTAGGTATCGGCAATGTACACGTCGCTGTCTATTATCTCTACGCCCACGCAATGCTGCAGCAGCGCATCATCCACGTCACCATCCACATCCCCGAAATCGAATAAGCCTCTGCCAAGCGGTGTGCGAACTATAGCGGTGCTTAAATTTATCGTCCGAATAGCGCTGGCTTCGGCGTCAGCTACAAATAATACATCTCCGCTTATGGACAATCCGCTGGGCTGGTTAAAAGCAGCTTCGAGCAGAGGCCCGTCTGTAAGGGCTTCGCGCCCGGAACCTGCAAAACGGTATACTTCGCCGGTTTCCAGGTCCATGCGCAGTACCTGGTGGTTGCCGGCGCTGGCAATAAACATATTTTGCCCGTGAATAAGCAGGTCCCAGGGGCTGTTCGGGTTTACAGGTTCGCCATCCTTCTCATCCAGGAAATAATACGCCAGTTCGCCGGTACCTGCTGCGGTTGTTACCATTTTGTGTTTCAGGTCTACCTTCCGGATAGCGTTGTTTTTGGCATCGGCAATGTAAAGTGTGTCGTTGTGCAGGGCCAGTCCGTGCGGTTCGTAAAAAGTAGCATCTGCATAGCCGCCGTTATTAAAGCCCTGTTCCCCGCTGCCAATTGTCTCCAGTATTTGCCCTTGTTGGTTCAGTTTCAAAACGCGGTTGTGCCCGCTGTCAGAAAGATAAATATTGCCCTCGTTGTCGCTGATGAGTTTGGATGGGAAGGATAAAATAGTGCTTTCGCTATGCTCCACGTGGAAACGGACAGGCTTATAGTTCAGCGAGTCTTTAAATTCATCTTTCAGTCGTTGGATGTAGGGGTGCACGGTATCGTAAACGCCTTCGCCGGCATGTTGCCCTACCACTTTTCCGTTCGGGTCTATCAGAA
This genomic interval carries:
- a CDS encoding thioredoxin-like domain-containing protein, translating into MLTGRVNAPDLTTAHGWLNTDREWSIKDLRGKIVLLDFWTFGCINCQHIVPDLKRLEEEYKDVLAVIGVHSAKFDAEKQSETIKQAIRKFGIEHPVVNDADYKLWDQYGIKAWPTIVLIDPNGKVVGQHAGEGVYDTVHPYIQRLKDEFKDSLNYKPVRFHVEHSESTILSFPSKLISDNEGNIYLSDSGHNRVLKLNQQGQILETIGSGEQGFNNGGYADATFYEPHGLALHNDTLYIADAKNNAIRKVDLKHKMVTTAAGTGELAYYFLDEKDGEPVNPNSPWDLLIHGQNMFIASAGNHQVLRMDLETGEVYRFAGSGREALTDGPLLEAAFNQPSGLSISGDVLFVADAEASAIRTINLSTAIVRTPLGRGLFDFGDVDGDVDDALLQHCVGVEIIDSDVYIADTYNGKVKVLDLSRNRIHTLAKGLQEPNDLIFLNGKLWVTSTNSHQLFKIDLNTGEKEEVIVG